TTGTTGATAATCAGTTGCTTGAATCTGCGGTCTCACTAGGAGTCGAACCTAGATCAAAGGCTTCGGAGGCCTCTATACTATCCATTGTACTATGAGACCAATGGCGGTTTTTCAACCGTTTTGCAAAGGTAACATCCTTCCGGCGAATCATCAACCTTTCGGCAGCGGGATCGAGGCCTCACTTGGGTTGGAAGATCAGGGTGTGCTTCGTCTCCGCTTCGATCCGCTTACGGTCGAGTAGCTCTTCCCGGAATTTCCCCGATGCATACCGGTCGGCCTGGTCCTGATAATAAGCGCTCGACGGATTGCCGGATTGCCCGCTCGGATTGATGCTCTCACCCAACTCCGGTTGCGCGAAATCGACGATGCGCCGCAACGCAGGTCCGAGGTTCACCGAATACGAACCTTTTCCCGTCAGCGTGAAGCTCTGGTTGTTGATCGTCTCCATCCCGCCCGGGATCGGATACGAACCGATGCCAAAGACCAGATGCAGGGGCGGCTGCTTCGCCAGCGGATGCCCGATCTCGATCGTATGCGCGCGCAGCCAGTGCCAGTTGTCCTGATCGTCACCGTACAGGTCCGTCAACTGCGCAATGGCCACCGGCCAGGCTTTGCCGATGATCTCTTTTCTGCTTTCGCTTCGATCCGCCGTGTTCCGGTCGTCCCACCAGCGCGAGCTGTCGTTGTTCAACAAGGTCAGGAGCGAGTTCTTCTCGATGTGCGTCGAAAGAAACGCTTCGAAATCCTTTTCGCCCATCTCGTCCGCGAGGGTATTGTGCAGGACTTCATACAACAACCGGTAATAGATCACCGGCTCGACATCCTGCAACGAATGCTTACCCGTCCAGGCCTGTAAGCGACGTGCTGCAGCCTTCACCGAAGCCGATGCGGTATCGGGAACACAGGCGGCCAGCAACTGCGCGACCCGGGCGGCTTTGGGATTGGTGACATCGAGTACGATCGCTTTCGCGTCTTCCGGCGAGTGCTTCGCCTTCGCCTCCAGCAGTTGTTGCATCCTGCTGGCGCGGTCTTCGGGCAGATAGTAACCCGGATGTAACACGCCCTTCACCGAGTCGGGCTGGTGATTGCAACTGAACACATAACCCTGCTCCGGATCTTCCGAACGTGGGTTGTACGAGAAGTCGTAAAAGCCCAGCCAGTCGTCTTCGCCTGTCTCGCCGTCGAGCAGGAACACGGCCGAACGACCGGGCGCGCGCTGCACGAAGCGGGTGGCCGTGTACCAGGCGATGTGCCCCGCCGAATCGCCGTACAAAACGTTCAATCCGGGCGCGGCGATCTTGCTTACCGCATCACGGAATGCGTTTCGGTTCGCGGCGTGTGCGAGTTCATACGTGACTTCCGGCAGATTATTCGGAAACTTAAAAAAGGTCCAGCTCACGGCAACGGGGTCCTTGGTCAGCGAAGCGAAGTCCTTCATCACGTCGCTGCAGATCGGTCCGTGCGGACCGCTGCGACAGACCAGCCGTACGTCAGCGGAATCCTTGACTTTGATGATCTCCTCCCGCAGTTGCAAGGGAACGGATTGTCCGGCGGTGATCACCTTGTTGCTGTCGGTCGGATCGGGTCGCTCCCTGAAAAAATCGAGGTCGTCGTTTTCGAGAATGGTCAGTCCCCAGGCGTAGGCGGGCGTGCGCCCGATCGGCGCGAAGGGAAATCCTGCGAGGAAGTTGCCGTAAAAGCGAAAGCCCGGACACTCCAGGTGCGCCTCGTACCAGACGGCGGGTTGCTGGTGCTGGATATGCGTGTCGTTCTCGAACAGGACTTTCCCCGAAGCGGAGCGCCCCGGTGCCAGGACAAACGCGTTGCTGCCGCTCCAGGGCAATACCGGCATCGCTTCCCGGATCGACGCGAAGGTGGCGCCGGTCGTTGGTGTGGCGGCCGCCAACGCGGTATCGGGATGCGTCGGGTTGCGCAAGGTTCCGGGCAAATAGCCGAGGCTCAGATCGCGCAGGTACGGTTCGCCCAGTTGTTGCTGCAGCCGGCTCATCAGCGGATCGGTCCGGAAGCCCATCTCGAAGTTGAAGGTCATGTACCCGACGATCAAAAACAGATCGCGCTCGGTGAAGGGCGCTTTCGGGATGCCCGCGAGGCGGAACTCCAGCGGCGTCTTGCCGTGTTCGATGTATTGGTTGATGCCCTGCAGGTAGGCGCGGGCGGCTTGCTTCCAGGCGGCCTCGGGTCCGTTGCGAAAAGCCTGCGCGGCCGAGTCGGCGTGCTGCGCGAAACCGAGCATCCGGAAAAACCGGTCCACCTCGATTACCTGCGCCCCGAAGATCTCCGCCAGCCGTCCGCTGCCCACACGGCGCAACAGCTCCATCTGGAAGAGCCGGTCCTGCGCGTGCAGGTAACCCAGGGCGAGGAACACGTCGTGTTCGTTCGCTCCGTAAATGTGCGGGATGCCGTTCGCGTCGAAGCGCGTGGTGACGGTTTGCTGCAGGCCCTGCAAATGGAGTTCCCCGTCATATTGCGGACGGTTCCAGCGCAGGTAAAAGAAGACGAACAATCCGGCCGCGAAGAGCAAGAGGAAGAGGCCGATACAGATGCGGAGCAGCAGTTTCATGGGCAGGCGCCGCTGTGCGGCGAACGATCAGGACGAATATCCGAACCGGCGCAGCTTGTTCTCGTGCTTGCGCCAGTCTTTTTCCACTTTTACGAAGAGCTCGAGGAACACCTTCTTCCCAAGGAACGATTCGATGTCGTGACGGGCCTCCGTACCCACCCGTTTGATCGAGCTGCCTTTCTTCCCGATGAGGATGCCCTTCTGCGAGTCGCGTTCCACATAGATCACCGCCGAGATGTGCACCTGCTGTTCGCCTTCCTTGAACGCTTCGATGTCCACGGTGGATGCGTAGGGGATCTCGTCCCGGTAGTGCATGAAGATCTTTTCCCGGATGAACTCGGCCGTGAAAAACCGCAGCGAGGCGTCGCTCACATCGTCCTTGGGGAAAAAGGCCGGCGATTCCGGCAATACCTCCAGCAGGGTGTCGCGCACCACCGTCGTGTTGAAATCGTTGATGGCCGAGGCGGGTATGACGGCATGCGGCTGCAGGTGTTTCTTCCAGCCGTGCACCAGCTTGTTGATCTCGTCGATCCCCGACTGGTCCACCTTGTTGATCACCACCACCACGGGAACCTTGATCTTCTTCAGGCGCGCGACCAGGGCCTCGTTCATGTACTGCTCGGCCAGGTCGGTGATGAACAGCACCGCGTCGGCATCCTCCAGCGCGGCGTCCACGAAGTCCATCATCTTCTGGTGCAGCAGGTAGTGCGGGTCCAGCAGGCCGGGCGTATCGGAAAACACGATCTGGTAATCCTCCGCGTTCAGAATGCCCTTGATGCGGTGCCGCGTCGTCTGCGCCTTCGCACTCACGATCGACAGATGCTGTCCCAGAATACGGTTCATGAGCGTGGATTTCCCCACATTCGGCTTCCCAATGATGCTCACAAAACCCGCCTTATGCGCCATGAGGCGAAGGTAGGGAATCGGAAGGGGAGGAGGAAATGAGAAAAAGTTGCCTCAAAGGTCGTAGCACAAGGATAGCGCCTCGGTTAGCTGAAGCATCCGCGTGATCCGCGTGCCATCAATTTGTGACCACTTTCGCTAGGCTTAGGATTAGTAGCACAGAGTATCCCAGAGGACACACAGAGTCTCCTTTAGACTTGCCTTCGTAACTTCAAGCTGACTGTGCTGGAAGAGATAGAGGTGAACTAAGCAGAGTTAGAGCCTTCAGGGCTAATCTGTGTATCAGTCCTCTATCTCTTTTCAGGGTGCGGTGCCAGTTAGAATCATAGGCATCCAGGCCTATTAAAGGTTTTAGCAGCACATCCTGTTCCAGTACAGACAAATAAACCTTAAAACCAAAGTTATGAAAACAGTCTGTACCGTTGGCATTGACATCTCATCGCAATGGCTGGATGTAGCGCTGGTAGTGGACCCTTCAGCCAAACCCTTGAGTCTGTTCCGGGTGAAGAACAGCCAGGAGGGAATTGAATCCATGTTTAAACGCCTGAAAAAGGAGGTGCCAGCGGGATCACCTCCCTGGTTTTGCATGGAACACACCGGCAACTACGGATTGCTTTTGTGTTGCCTGTTACAGGAAAAGGGTATGACCTATTCGGTAATACCGGCAAGAGAGATCCAACAATCCCTGGGCGTAACCCGAGGTAAAAGTGACCGGACGGATGCAGAGCGAATCGGCGTTTACGCCTTGATCCATCATCACAAGCTCCGGCCATTTGTGATCCCTCAAAAATCCATCCTTCAACTCAAAGAGCTGATCTCCTACCGCGCCTCGTTGGTGCAGCAACATACCCAGAATGTCAATAGCCTCAAGAGCCGCTCAAAGCTCAATATTGTGATCGACAATCACCTGGTTACCGAGGATCTGGAACAACACATTCAACGGCTGGAAAAGAGCATTAAGGCAGTAAACGAGGCCATTGAAAAAGTGATCGCCTCCGATCCGGAGCTCAAACAGAATTTTGATCTGATACAATCTGTCAAGGGAATAGGACTCATTGCTGCAACGATGATGCTCGTTATAACCCAGAACTTCACTCAGTTCGATGATGGTCGTAAGTTCGCCTGCTATGCCGGAACGGCGCCTTTTGAACACTCCTCCGGATTAACCAAGGGAAGGACCAGGGTACATCCCATGGCAAATAAGCAGATGAAAGCAATCTTGCTCAACGGAGCCAATAGCGCCATGATCTACGACCCTGAAATAAGGGTCTACTGCCAAAGGAAAAGGCCGAGGGCAAACACCACAAAGTCATCGCAAACGCCGTAGCCTGCAAACTGATCAATCGGGTCTTTGCAGTCATTAAAAGAAAAACCCCATTCGTCCTAACCTACGAGAAAAAAATCAATCAAAACGTTGCGTAAGTCTTAGAATACACAGAGATTGAACTCTGCGAGACTCTGCGTTACCTCCGCGCGACTCTGCGTAACTTAATCATACGAAGAAGGCCGTCGGATCAAACATCGCACACATCTGCTTATCGAAGACATCCGCGTAAATTCGCAACATTCGCAGTATCCGCGTGCTATTGGTGTTTGACATACTAACTCGGAGCGTAAGCCGAATCCTCTAGCAATCAACTTTTTGCAAATTGATAAAAGAGTTGGATTGAGCGAATATTTCCGTACCTTTGCAGTCCTCAAACAGTGCGGGGTGGAGCAGTTGGTAGCTCGTTGGGCTCATAACCCAAAGGTCACAGGTTCGAGTCCTGTCCCCGCTACCAGAACGAAATAGCCGAAGCAATTCGGCTATTTTCATTTAAAATCAACCGTTTCCGTGTCCAACATCGTAGCCATCGTCGGGCGTCCCAATGTGGGGAAATCCACGCTCTTCAATCGCCTCACCGAATCCCGGCAGGCGATCGTGGATGAGCAGAGTGGGGTGACCCGCGACCGCCACTACGGCCATGCCGAATGGACCGGACGTAAGTTCTCCATCATCGATACCGGCGGTTATGTCCGCGGCTCCGACGATGCTTTCGAAGGCGAGATCCGCAAACAGGTGGAAGTCGCCGTCGAAGAAGCCAACGTCCTCCTGCTCGTTCTCGACGTAGAGATGGGCGTAACCGACCTCGACGATGCCGTCGCGCGCCTGCTGCGGAAATCGGGTAAGCCCGTTTTCGTCGTGGCCAACAAGGTGGATAACCCGCAACGACAACACGACGCGGCCGAGTTTTACTCCCTCGGCCTCGGCGATCCCTATTGCATCTCCGCCATGAACGGCTCCGGAACCGGCGAACTCCTCGACGCGCTCGTAGCCGCCCTGCCCGACGACGAACCCGAAGACACCAGCGGCTTACCGAAACTCGCCATCGTCGGCCAGCCCAACGTGGGCAAGTCCTCCCTGCTCAACATGCTCATCGGCGAGGAACGCAGCATCGTGACACCGATCGCCGGCACCACCCG
This genomic stretch from Bacteroidota bacterium harbors:
- a CDS encoding penicillin acylase family protein; protein product: MKLLLRICIGLFLLLFAAGLFVFFYLRWNRPQYDGELHLQGLQQTVTTRFDANGIPHIYGANEHDVFLALGYLHAQDRLFQMELLRRVGSGRLAEIFGAQVIEVDRFFRMLGFAQHADSAAQAFRNGPEAAWKQAARAYLQGINQYIEHGKTPLEFRLAGIPKAPFTERDLFLIVGYMTFNFEMGFRTDPLMSRLQQQLGEPYLRDLSLGYLPGTLRNPTHPDTALAAATPTTGATFASIREAMPVLPWSGSNAFVLAPGRSASGKVLFENDTHIQHQQPAVWYEAHLECPGFRFYGNFLAGFPFAPIGRTPAYAWGLTILENDDLDFFRERPDPTDSNKVITAGQSVPLQLREEIIKVKDSADVRLVCRSGPHGPICSDVMKDFASLTKDPVAVSWTFFKFPNNLPEVTYELAHAANRNAFRDAVSKIAAPGLNVLYGDSAGHIAWYTATRFVQRAPGRSAVFLLDGETGEDDWLGFYDFSYNPRSEDPEQGYVFSCNHQPDSVKGVLHPGYYLPEDRASRMQQLLEAKAKHSPEDAKAIVLDVTNPKAARVAQLLAACVPDTASASVKAAARRLQAWTGKHSLQDVEPVIYYRLLYEVLHNTLADEMGEKDFEAFLSTHIEKNSLLTLLNNDSSRWWDDRNTADRSESRKEIIGKAWPVAIAQLTDLYGDDQDNWHWLRAHTIEIGHPLAKQPPLHLVFGIGSYPIPGGMETINNQSFTLTGKGSYSVNLGPALRRIVDFAQPELGESINPSGQSGNPSSAYYQDQADRYASGKFREELLDRKRIEAETKHTLIFQPK
- the era gene encoding GTPase Era; the protein is MAHKAGFVSIIGKPNVGKSTLMNRILGQHLSIVSAKAQTTRHRIKGILNAEDYQIVFSDTPGLLDPHYLLHQKMMDFVDAALEDADAVLFITDLAEQYMNEALVARLKKIKVPVVVVINKVDQSGIDEINKLVHGWKKHLQPHAVIPASAINDFNTTVVRDTLLEVLPESPAFFPKDDVSDASLRFFTAEFIREKIFMHYRDEIPYASTVDIEAFKEGEQQVHISAVIYVERDSQKGILIGKKGSSIKRVGTEARHDIESFLGKKVFLELFVKVEKDWRKHENKLRRFGYSS
- a CDS encoding IS110 family transposase, whose product is MKTVCTVGIDISSQWLDVALVVDPSAKPLSLFRVKNSQEGIESMFKRLKKEVPAGSPPWFCMEHTGNYGLLLCCLLQEKGMTYSVIPAREIQQSLGVTRGKSDRTDAERIGVYALIHHHKLRPFVIPQKSILQLKELISYRASLVQQHTQNVNSLKSRSKLNIVIDNHLVTEDLEQHIQRLEKSIKAVNEAIEKVIASDPELKQNFDLIQSVKGIGLIAATMMLVITQNFTQFDDGRKFACYAGTAPFEHSSGLTKGRTRVHPMANKQMKAILLNGANSAMIYDPEIRVYCQRKRPRANTTKSSQTP